In the genome of Populus trichocarpa isolate Nisqually-1 chromosome 6, P.trichocarpa_v4.1, whole genome shotgun sequence, one region contains:
- the LOC127905442 gene encoding uncharacterized protein LOC127905442 translates to MNHPYRFQSDKFLKGVIERLPPLPRPSGLEMLNEVSKYTEGHNGGSSYNDKIPGFGVKHNWVKKSIFWELPYWHTNLIRHNLDVMHIEKNVFDNIFYTVMDCPNRSKDNLKARLDIQLYCQKPNLHLQQDMSGRLYKPKGTYCLHKKQQQEVLSWMKELSFPDGYASSISRCVKEAQCKVSGMKSHDCHVFIQRLLPTAFRPYLPRPLWEALTELSVFFRDICSTNLNAQHMELMQMNIIEIICKLERIFPPSFFDSMEHLTIHLPYEAKVGGPVQYRWMYPFERYMFYLKKKVTNKAKVEGSICEAYLIDEITNFASHYFGDDVQTIWNRVPRNDDGGLRSVDGCLSIFSYPGKKLSKRFYKRQLSHAEMQIAHNYVIFNCQELKPYLEQCRQELKSQQPYASDGEIEKLCEAIFPNWLKNNVSILIKLIYILCQLATLKILLISFKSLFLMELTIMLGGIPI, encoded by the exons ATGAACCACCCATATAGATTTCAATCTgataagtttttgaaaggagTAATTGAAAGGCTTCCTCCTTTACCTCGTCCATCTGGTTTGGAAATGTTAAATGAAGTGTCCAAGTATACTGAGGGACATAATGGAGGTTcatcatataatgataaaattcctGGCTTTGGTGTTAAGCACAATTGGGTGAAGAAGAGCATTTTCTGGGAGCTTCCATATTGGCATACAAATTTGATTCgtcataatcttgatgtcatgcatattgagaaaaatgtctttgacaatattttttatacagtaatggATTGTCCGAATAGAAGCAAGGACAATTTAAAGGCTAGGTTGGATATTCAATTGTATTGTCAGAAGCCAAATTTACATTTGCAACAAGATATGAGTGGTCGGCTTTACAAACCTAAAGGCACTTATTGTCTgcacaagaaacaacaacaagaagttttgTCATGGATGAAGGAATTATCATTTCCTGATGGTTATGCTTCAAGCATTTCACGATGTGTGAAAGAGGCACAATGTAAGGTTTCGGGGATGAAGAGCCATGATTGTCATGTCTTCATTCAAAGACTTCTTCCAACCGCTTTCCGACCTTACTTACCTAGGCCACTGTGGGAGGCATTAACTGAACTGTCCGTATTTTTTCGGGATATttgttcaacaaatttaaatgccCAGCACATGGAGTTAATGCagatgaatataattgaaataatttgcaaacttgaaaggatttttcctCCATCCTTCTTTGACTCCATGGAACACTTGACGATACATCTACCTTAcgaggcaaaagttggtggACCAGTTCAATatcgatggatgtatccatttgaacg gtatatgttttatttgaagaagaaagtgaccaataaagctaaagttgagggttccatatgtgaagcatacttgattgatgaaattaccaattttgcatCTCATTATTTTGGTGATGACGTGCAAACAATTTGGAATCGAGTTCCACGGAATGATGATGGTGGCCTTAGAAGTGTAGATGGatgtctctctattttttcctatccagggaaaaaattatccaaaagattttataaaaggCAGTTGTCACATGCTGAAATGCAAATTGCGCATAACTATGTGATATTCAATTGTCAAGAACTGAAGCCTTATTTAGA gcaatGTCGACAAGAGCTAAAGTCACAACAACCATATGCGagtgatggtgaaattgaaaaattatgcgaagcgatctttccaaattggttaaaaaataatgtaagtattttaataaaattaatttatattttatgtcaattagctactttaaaaatattattaatctcttttaaatcattatttcttaTGGAGTTAACTATTATGCTAGGTGGAATACCAATCTAA